Below is a genomic region from Henckelia pumila isolate YLH828 chromosome 3, ASM3356847v2, whole genome shotgun sequence.
GTATAATACATCACAACATAATaacatgataaaagataaagtaaatgtcattataaaaagtgtaaattatattaaacaaaagattatttatacatagagtcataaaagccattagccacaagttggctaaccggacacccactctttcaatctcccacttgccctaaagtcaactagtcatactacgtaatctcattgctttgcgatgtttgtcaaacaatggtcctggcaagggcttagtaagtggatcagcgatattgtctgtagaggccactctctcgacagtgatgtctcctatttccacgatctctcggatgatgtggtatttcctcagtatgtgtttggatctttgatgagaacttggttcctttgcctgagcaacggcaccagtattgtcacagtacaccgggactggaccaatagcttcaggaattacgcccaactcatGGACGAAATTtttcatccaaacggcctctttagcagcagctgatgctgcaatgtattctgcctcagtggtggaatccgttgtggtgtcctgcttggaactcttccaagagacagcaccgccattgagcatgaatataaatcaagaggttgactttgagtcatccacgtcactttggaagctaaagtcggtatagccttccaatttcaattctcttcctccataaaccatgaatatattcttagtccttctcaagtattttagaatatccttcacagctttccaatgcatttgaccggtattgacctgatatctgctcgtgacactcagagcaaaggctacatccggtctggtagatatcatcccatacatgatactacctatggctgatgcatatggtatgtgtgtcattttctctatctcttcgtcagtcttgggagacatagacttggatagagaaactccatgacacataggtagatgtcctctcttggactcatccatagaaaacctttttaatatggtgtcgatgtaggttgcttgagtgagtcctatcattctcttagatctatctctatagatctgtattcctagaatataggacgcctcacccaaatccttcatcgagaatctacctgataaccatatctttgttgactgcaacatccctacatcatttccaatgagtaggatgtcatcaacataaagtactaagaatgtcacagcattcttaactactttcttttacacgcatggttcctccgggttcttgatgaaaccaaaatcctttattgtttcatcaaatttctggttccaacttcttgatgcctgtttgagaccataaattgatctctgaagcttgcataccttatgctcgcttcccatggatgtgaatccctcgggctgcatcatatagatttcttccttaatgtttccattaagaaatgcagtcttcacatccatttgacatatctcatagtcataccaagctgctatggcaataaggattcttatggacttgaacattgcgactggtgaaaaggttttatcatagtcaactccttgtctttgagtataaacttttgcgaccaatcgtgtcttgtaggtcagtaccttaccatcagacccaagttttctcttgtagatccatttacactctattggaacaattccatcgggaggatctactaaagaccaaacttggtttgtatgcatcgagtctattttcgactgcatagcttcaagccataaattcgaatccgcataagaaattgcttccttgaagtttcttggatcacatccaatgtcgggttcattttgatccccttcaagaattagaccatatcgaataggaggtctagaagtcctctcggatcttctagaaagaggcgtgtcatttaatggttcctgaggtgtgggatcgttattttgtatctcgggttcttctcgaatttcttcgagttccatcatcttgccttcttatcaagtaagaactccttctccatgaaggtggcattcctcgaaacaaacacttttgtttcagtaggatgatagaaataatatccgattgaattcttcggataccctacaaaataacataaggtggatcgactatccaacttatctcccactatccgcttcacgtaagcaggacatccccaaatccttaagtacgaatacttaggagttttgccattccataactcgtatggagttttatccactgctttagtatggacattgttcaacaacaatactgccgtttcaagcgcatagcccaaAAACGAAGGtaggagctcagtgaagctcatcatggatcgaaccatgtccaaaaaagttcgattgcgacgctctgaaacaccattaagctgagatgtcataggaggagtccactgagagagaatctcattctcttttagatagtccaaaaactcggtacttaaatattctccacctcgatccgatcaaagtgctttaatacttttacctagtttattttctacttcagccttgaattctttgaacttttcaaatgattcaaacttatatttcatgaaatataaatacccatacctaaaataatcatcagtaaaggtaatgaagtaggtgtgaccaaatttagtaccaacactaaatggaccgcaaacatctgtatggatcaaatccaacagattttgactacgctcaggtttttctttgaaaggagatttagtcatttttccttttaggcaggactcacaagtaggtagagaattaatatcagacatatcaaacatgccctctcccactagcttgttcatcctccttgaggaaatatgacctagcctagcatgccaaaggtttgccgggttttgactatcatttttccttttatttgttgttgtcggtttatcaacataattaattggtacgtcttttaattttaagttatatagatcgttttcaagttgtccacatccaatcaaacattcattcttgtaaatattgcaaatctcattcacaaaattgcaagaaaaatcatctctatcaagcatagaaacaaaaataatgtttttaaccaaatctggcacaaataaaacatctctcaaaagtaacttaaaattgttctgcaaaactaaataaacgtctcccacagctttagcttcaactctagaaccattttcgagccttagctgggtctcacccatcctaagcttacgacttcttgtcatcacctgcaaatcattgcaaatgtgagatccacatccggtatccaatacccaagaagtagtattaagtgaaacatttatttcaatgtaaaacataccctttgcagttcgcaactgctcgagatatattttgcagttacgtttctaatgaccgagtttcttgcagtgatggcaaacgtcTTCAGATccgttcacgtttgaagcctttgttttgatcttcttctttggtacaattttcttgggtggggcagaacgtttcttaccctttccacttggccctttcttagagttagaagaggaaccaaccaaaagtaccggtttatccttctttaatgtggcttcataagtcacaagcatattgaccatctctttaagggtggcctctatcttgttcatcacaaagccgtcaaacgacgaaggaagagaaagaagtaacaagtccgcgttgAGTTCATgttccaatgtcaaatcgagtgttaccaacttttcaatgagcccaatcatgtgtaccccatgctcacggaccgaagtcccatctcgcatgcggcatgtcatgagctctttgacggtggcatacctctccgatcttgactgagctccaaaaagttcctttaGAGTATCGTGAATGTCAGTAGCATTCACTGTattctcaaatcgcctctgaagttcatcagacatcgaagcctgcatgtattatttggccttgatatcatggtcccaccatttgtcaagtttggccaattcttccggactcacatcagccggggcttctTTTGGAGGaggcttttctaacacgtagaaaacctTTTCCGAACTAAGAATAAtccttaacttacggaaccattccgtatagtttgcgccagtcagtttgttttgtttgagaattgagaatagtggattgcgtgaattcattgtaatgaaatactgaaaagaaacagacaataatcagtgattgcttaattaatttactaagacataaaatatggcgagatttaattttataaatttcactcccactattttaacgatttcactaccctctagtgaaaacgagaaaccgattttcttagtgggaacatggagtccaattgacaaatcatagtttcgaataatatcagccaaccataattttaaaaaagtataacccaattgcttccaaagcaacccccatgtttttacctcatgcccaataagggcccaataatatgatgccgtttattgtcacatgtcaagataacccatcaatattaacttgtgatgaacggtcgccatgtggatccccaataatatgagccaatcccatgggagttccatccaacttacaacatgtgtcgatccaatgtacagcttgctgacgaacgggcccccccaataatatgagtcggaccgtgcCTGCGgctgcgggtagcatctcatacattaatcgttgatggaaggtaggaacatttaaataatatttaaattcccttttatttattttgatattaattttaaatcatatttaaaatgagggatttttaattttaaaaaattgtctcatcatatcatatttgtatgcttgcgggattcatgcaatttagtctaaacatgcatacaacaataatatcatatattatatttaggatgatcgaccccaaaactaatcgacccgtggttgccaatcacgagtctaagtccaatcctaggtgatatgcaagtatgcaatgcaatcctattacattgagcttccaatttacatttcgtcggtctttattgtctgttgggcccacttttgtcttcaaatctttatctcccactaagtctaataaatttacaataaattttgacgacaagtaggggatacatatttaagggtgggaacgggccataaaccaggcccactttttattacaaatgacaaatcaaattgggccataaaacaagcccattaataaaacccaacaacaataataaaaaccaaatgtaaattttctaacatacacctataaaattggtcatggcaatcgatcatcctttatccaatatttaattgaataattaaatcactggataacatgcaatatcaacataattaaaagataaaatcaaattttatctaatatatacataagatcatatcttatcatcaattgtaccaaaataattaattttataaaatttaatttaacggataaaatttataaattttccaaaaattcaaatttatccaaaaatcaattttaaaaattttggactcaaacaatttgacccgatgactcgtggaccaatcaaaaacaattttcgatcggaccaaaaactaaaatttcaaaaaaaaatttaaaattctaattaaaatttattaatttttccgggctgcccgggacgttcctgggcagccccgcccccacgtggggcATGGGCTCGGGCAGCGATgggctgcccttgggcagcgcccagcgctgcgatCATATCGCTGCCCCGGTTTGcccatcaaatttaattttaaaaattttagttttcGTTTTTAAAACttgaggcttaaaaattttgtacaatcgattaatttaatcgtttgatctgagagcaacctgtctctgacgccactgttggaacacgttttcagatcatagatctgatacccggtgtagtggaagtttaaaaatttttatatggaacgatttcatatcatgggtatcaaatcctaacgattaaattatgcaagtaaaataataataacaattaatattttacctcttcaagatatggcttgattatggactccaacagattaaatctgctcttgttgtaaatcccagaaactgatgacatgctcgatcaatctccggaattaggtccacgaacagaaaactaaaaccctctgattgattgcactagaaatcaatcagatgtttatcgaagagattaaacagatttgatctgtcaattcagaatgtaatttttcataaaaatcacatactgaattctctcaaaaagggagaAGGGATTTCGAAAATTCTCTTGAGACACTctctcaaattttcgaaaattccttttAATATTTagatgtgattttcgaaaattgcaagatggaattgtgttgttttcgaaaattacacaatatatatatatatatatatatataatttttagactggattaagttatatgtatattaggacactaacttctTAGGgtccataatccataacttaagcataacaagccaagcctgttattatagaaattaatataaaatttataatgactccaattgataaactgatttcaccaatgtgcacagaaaccatttctgcaccttttaaagtcaagataatttttctgaatccgaattcagtgattttcaaaaatgcttatccctatgtcattttaggaaattccactccctttagttaagaagtccaacttatctttcattaaatttaactctttaaatttaactatctcaacggggattagtaatccattacttgtgtgaccctcaatggttcagggataaagctagccgtgggctcacaactccttgtgactcggaacgacaatttccgacttacccatcgaatcatggtaagagcgcctagcaacatcgccccatgattccctaggtatcactgatagtgcctgcaagaaccagtagattttgattagcgtacagtacggtctcttcatccatatatctcgatcgaatcaacaaccattggtacatcgagagtcgttcgagattcgataactatgaaatgcatcttgaagatcaaatagtgatatcgcatgtgctactaggaaacctagtaacctaaatcacatcgagtactctggccagagatttgtcacactaatatctcctcagatcgcttaggatatccacactcgcaagcgtgtggtgaatctttacaacaaagcatcgactcctatatgtgtcataactgtacccaatcccgacacctgatgaccctcatagagtcggtaaacgagtcaaagtacagtactagcatatagagtctccatgatgtttcaagtaataaggactaatggtgtacaaccaaaaccgcggacttatccactcaataaataataaccacttggaaagtgcgaatagggtagttcgatcatttatcatatgaatatccatttgcatgctttgaacatctctatgtttcataccaatgaaacgtggtactcgacatcgcaaatgctagtctcaatctcgagcgatccttatccttatttgcggacggctcaattgactaggaactgtttagaatatacagtgttCATAAGATGTGtctcatgatagtgatctctctttattcactatctcatcttacttacactatagtatattcaaggtctttatccaAATATCGTAtaatacgtcacaacataataacatgataaaagataaagtaaatgtcattataaaaagtgtaaattatattaaacaaaagattgtttatacatagagtcataaaagcccttagccacaagttggctaaccgggcacccactctttcaaaataaTCCTGTATataaccaaaaataaaacttttaaattttaaatatggaaaatatatttttatgggaaaaaaaataattacattttttaaacaattatttttgtaaaaaaaaaaaggctatCGGTCAAACCGGTTTTGAATCGGTTCAAGGCCGGTCCGATCGGTTTTTGACCGGGTTTGATCGGTTCCGAGCGATTtaatagaaaaataattttatagatTATTTCGAATCGAACCCGTGACCGATTCGCGATCAAACTGTCCGATtcggttttaaaaatattgaaattgatgGCGAAGTAGCTTCCTTGGTTGATATCTTATAAAATAAacatagattaaaaaaaaactcttcATCTATTtatagttaaaaaaaattaagtggtGGATTGTTTATCTCTACTATTATATCTCTACTATTATATAATACTTAAGCATGATAGAAAAACCATTTTTTGAAAACACCATTTTTTCTTTCCTATTTTACCCCTCTTTTTCCATTTCTTCTTTTACATGTAGTCTAACTCTCCACTTCTCACTTGCCACTCACCACTATAACTTCTTTCATCTAAAATATAACTTATCTTATAAAATCATGTTGATTATTGTACACAGGCAAGACATGTGAATCATTTTACTGGTGGATATAAAACATTTGATATGAAGGTGGTAAATGATATCTCGACCTACTCAAATCGTaactgaaattaaaaataaaatttaagtgGTGGATGGATCTAAAAGATGTTTTCAGTCCAGTCGGTCCCAACCAAATCCAAAGGAGTCCGTCTCTTTGGGGGCCTGGTAAGGTGAGATTGCGCTGTGATTGATGTGGTAACCAATCACACCACGGCATTTCCATTTTCTTGGCAACTCGAAGAGTACTGAAAATGAATTGGGCCGTGTCTGAGAATTAAGGAGTGAATGATGGTAGGGAGAGTATGTAGTTTTCTGAAACCTTTACCTGCTAAACTAAGTTCTTCACCAGCTCCTTTCGCGCGTTACAATTCAAGAATTAGAGTTTCTGCGGCAGCCCAAATGAAAACTGGTGCCGCCGATGCCGATGCCGATGCCCCACGTCCACCCAAAGTAATTGACTCACATTTGCACGTTTGGGCATCACCTCAACAGGTGTTTTGAATCTTCCAATTAtgaccctttttttttttttcttcccttCCCTTTTTCAGTCGATGAAATGTAGGTGATTGTATTTACGTTGGATCCCTTTCAGGCTGCAGAAAAGTATCCATATTTTCCTGGGCAGGAGCCCACTTTAACTGGCCATGCGGATTTCTTGCTTGAGGTATATATGTGTGATCGACTCGAATGATGGGTGGGATAAAAGCGTAATCTTTATCTTGTACTTGATTCTTTCATATCTGGTTTTCTACAGAACATGGCGGAAGCTGGTGTGGATGGTGCACTCATAGTACAGCCCATTAATCACAAGTTTGATCATTCTTATGTGAGCAGGTTAGTTTCTTGATTTCGTTAATTAAGTGGATCATTTATTTTAACTAAATACCGCTCTTCTTgcataataattataaattgtTCCTCTCAATGGAAAcacacatacaaaatcataataGTTAGAAGCTGCACCACAAGTTTGATTGCGCAGCTTAGTGGCAGTTGTTGGATGGTCTCAAGTTTTCCATACCCTGCCCAAGAATGGATTTTGTGGGCACGATTTTGGCGATTTTCTTTTGAGTAGTTGTTTGTTTTAAGTGTTCATACATTTGTGATACAATTATTAGGACTATAGGTATGGTAATATTGTACAAATCAAATGAATTAATAGAACAGTAATTAGCTGATCAGCACCTAAATCCCACTAATGTCAGTAGACCAAGTGAACCGGTGGTCGACTGGCATACCAAGTAATCAGCTCGAAGAGTCAGCAAATCTGACAGTAGGATCGATTCTTCCAGTAATAAGTTGGTCCATTGAGTTTCAGTCAAGCAGGAAAAACAATTCCTCTTTGTCGTTAAGGACTTCTTAAGTATCAACTGGTAGAAGAAAATTCAGCAAAGAACTAAATCCATTCCTTGCCGGAGAGAATTTAGCTTTGGTTCAGGAGAGAACAAAATCATGTTTCATATTACCAAATCCATTCCAGAAAAAATGAAAAACCCAATTTGGTAGAggacaaaatatattttaattttataaaacatGTTGTTAGCATTAAAACATGTGAGACTCATGGTTTCCATAAAATGAATTCGCCCACTCACACGAGTTTTGAAACCCAGCAACTTTAGACCAATTAAATATGTACTGAATACGATCACTGTAGAATGAACAGAACTGAAATAGAGAAGCAATTTAGCAAATTCAGAGATAATTAAAATACGAATGCTAAAAAATTAGGAGTGTGAATTGTGAAAACCGACTTCATATTTATAGGCTTAAACATGAGGAATTAGTACTTCCCCTAACTCCATGCTAATGGATTTAATATTTATGCACACTCTCTTAGTAATGATGATTAACTACACTTTTCTACTGTTGTAAACATGACAAATGTAGGAAGATGAAGGTTCAATTCCATGAATTTCTTATTAAATTCAATCATAAAACTTAATAGTCAAATTGAACCCTTAATTTGTTTCTCAACACAGTTTCACCAATTTTCAATCCTTGTGGGATTCAAAACATAATTTTATTTGCGGGATTCAAGACATAATTTTCATCCATATAAATGCAACTTTTCAAGTTCAAGTTCAAGTTCATGATAGATGTCAAAAGTGTGCTGATTTgtgtttttttctaaaaaaaaaaacgacgAGTAGTTTAATGTATCGATGCATAGTCAAATTGCAAACTGTTTAGAAATTAAGATGGCTTATGCAGATGAATATATGTTTGAGCAGTGTTTTGAAAAAACATCCATCAAAATTTGTTGGTTGTTGCCTTGCAAATCCAGCAGAAGATGGAGGGGGCATCAAACAGCTCGAAAATCTGATTACAGAGGTTTTCATTAAACAATGCCATTATCAATGCTCGATTTGTCTCATTATAATATGTGTATATCGAAATGATGTTGATGTAATGTTTTGGTAATGCGTGGTCCATAGGATGGGTATCGTGCTGTGCGCTTCAATCCATATTTGTGGCCATCTGGTCAACTGGTAACCAACGCCTCTAAATTCTATGCAAAGAAATTGTTCAAGATGTTCTTGTGATGTATCTCGGTCCTTTCATCTTGATCTTGTGTGTGTATGTGTCTCAACTATTACAATAAATGAATGATCCTGTCATGGCCTTGCAGATGACAAATGAAGTTGGGAAAGCCATGTTCTCCAAAGCAGGAGAGCTTGGTGTGCCGGTTGGTTTCATCTGCATGAAGGTAATTCTCATCTTATTGGTGAAATGCGATGTTGTTCTGCAAATGCTATACTGCTTATGATTCATTCGTTTGTTCTTCAATTTGGTTgcttataatattaatattgatTCTCAGGGTCTTGATCTCCATCTTATGGAAATCGAGCAACTGTGCACCGAATTTCCTTCTACTGTTGTGTTGCTCGACCATATCGCCTTCTGTAAACCCCCAACgtaatatattttagtatttcAAGAATCTGTCCATTCCATGTACTGATCCTCTCCTTTTTATCTTCAATCAGAAACGACAATGAAGCACAACTTTTCTCAAAATTGCTGAACCTCTCCAGGTTTCCGCAGGTAACTTGATGATTATCGAGTCTAATTCATTAATCTTCCACTCCTTTGCTAAAAAAATAAGGATCATATATCTCGTGACACAGGTTTATGTGAAATTCAGTGCCCTATTCAGAGTATCAAGAAACCCACACCCATATGAAGATCTGTCAGATATGTTATCCAAACTCGTTTCTGGATATGGTGCCAACCGTGTCATGTGGGGAAGGTATGCATTTACAAGTTATATCTAGAGAAACACTCCTTGTGTAGTATAAGATATAATGCATCAGACGTATCAAAGTCTCATTCCAGGCTTCAACCATTTACAGCGACTTTCCTTTCGTTGTCTCTGAGTGTGGTTACAAGGAAGCAAAAGAAGCAGTTTGCCATCTCGCCCAACGAGCACACTTGACAACTTCTGAGTTGGAATGGATTTTTGGTGGAACTTTTCAGCACATCTTCAATACCTAACCGTGACAATGTTGGAGTAGAGAAAAAGAACAGTTGCATATCATGTTATCTAATCTAACTAATAAAAGTGTCTTAACATTACAAATTTATCCTCCATACTTCTAAATTTCTTACATGCAGCATTTTTAAAATCCTCTTTTATTTGGGATTGCTTGGGATCTACCTAAGGTGGAATGGCGAAGTCGTGCTTTCACAATTTAGGTCTCTTTCACCGGTTCAAGGCCGGTCTGACCGATTTTTGACCAGGGTTGACTGATTTCGAGTGATTTAATGGAGAAAAATGGTTTTTGATATTATTTCGGACCGAACTCGTGATCAGTCCGatccatttttaaaaaacattgtGTCTGTGGATACACGTCACTATGAGACAAGCGAGATGTCTTTCTCATTGCAAACTCGTCTCAATCCCGTTTTTATATATCGAGGATTTTTGGGACATAGTCCTCATCCTCGtttctataaataaattatatattaaaaaaattgattgtaAAATTATTCAGGatatctaaaataaaataaatatttttaacaatCAATTTGTTTTAAGAAAATCAAAACTTGTATTTTAAAGTAAacatattatatatcaaaattttagcaataatatattttttaaaaaatatttcttaaaataaataataaaatgtacTTGATTAATCTTaatagtttatttgtgtttatgtaatataaataattcaaataatattttatattataaaaaatatattattataagttgatgcattatatataatgcataaaaatataacaaattagCGAATACTATTACTCTAATTGcaatgtttaatataatttatatcttTATTAcaagatttaataaaatttgataaatacaaaatttttacacttaaatattattgttgttgttgttatcaGGACGAGTTAATGGATAAGGATATCATCTTGATGTCTTCCCTGATGTGatttaaaaatctcaaaatctgAAGTCATACTCAAAAAAACTCCCCCGAATCTATCTCGTATAGGATTTCCCCCGGGCCTAGAATCCACTGGGAAAATTAACATCCCTATGCgactttttattttaagtatctATGTACTATCTTGTAagattattattagtatttcaTGTACTTGTTCATGTTTGAATTATAAaatcgaataaaataaatacaaaaactCTTGTAGAACGGTTTTAcgggttaattttgtgagacgaatCTTTATTTGAGTTACCgatgaaaaaatattactttttatgccaaaaatattaatttctatTGTAAATGTGGGTTGGCTGACTCAACTCTAGGATAAAAatccttgagaccgtctcacaaaaaacctacacataaaataaattaccaAACATGgtaaaaaagatttaaaaaatattaatagtattttatttttttatttgaacgaGTGTctgatataatttttaaaagtcacataaataaataaataattgaaaaagaaaagaacatCAATTGTGTAATGATGAAATTCACATATAAAACTCACATAGAAATAGATAGACTAGACTAGATAATAGATACATAGTCGAGATCTTAAAACTTAAgttgaatttatgatttttatgttttctATATTCACAGTGTTGTAAAAATCACACACTTCCTTCCGAACCCT
It encodes:
- the LOC140891638 gene encoding uncharacterized protein isoform X2, whose translation is MMVGRVCSFLKPLPAKLSSSPAPFARYNSRIRVSAAAQMKTGAADADADAPRPPKVIDSHLHVWASPQQAAEKYPYFPGQEPTLTGHADFLLENMAEAGVDGALIVQPINHKFDHSYVSSVLKKHPSKFVGCCLANPAEDGGGIKQLENLITEDGYRAVRFNPYLWPSGQLMTNEVGKAMFSKAGELGVPVGFICMKGLDLHLMEIEQLCTEFPSTVVLLDHIAFCKPPTNDNEAQLFSKLLNLSRFPQVYVKFSALFRVSRNPYPYEDLSDTLSKLVSSYFANRVMWGSDFPFVVSECGYKEAKEAVCHLAQRAHLTTSELEWIFGGTFQHIFNT
- the LOC140891638 gene encoding uncharacterized protein isoform X1, which encodes MMVGRVCSFLKPLPAKLSSSPAPFARYNSRIRVSAAAQMKTGAADADADAPRPPKVIDSHLHVWASPQQAAEKYPYFPGQEPTLTGHADFLLENMAEAGVDGALIVQPINHKFDHSYVSSVLKKHPSKFVGCCLANPAEDGGGIKQLENLITEDGYRAVRFNPYLWPSGQLMTNEVGKAMFSKAGELGVPVGFICMKGLDLHLMEIEQLCTEFPSTVVLLDHIAFCKPPTNDNEAQLFSKLLNLSRFPQVYVKFSALFRVSRNPHPYEDLSDMLSKLVSGYGANRVMWGSDFPFVVSECGYKEAKEAVCHLAQRAHLTTSELEWIFGGTFQHIFNT